GATCGCGCTGCCGGTATGAGCGGCGCACAAACCGAACGGTGTAAACGCGAACGGCGCAAACGACGAAGGCCACCGATCACTCGGTGGCCTTCGCGCGTCGAACCCGAACTAACTTATATTGGTGCCCAGGAAGGGACTCGAACCCCCACGATGTTACTCGCTAGTACCTGAAACTAGTGCGTCTACCAATTCCGCCACCTGGGCGTCTCAGGAAAGAGAGAAATTCTATCAAAAACATGAGCCACACCAGCACCTTGCTGGACGAAGTGGTCGGCACGGTGCAGGGGCACCGCGACGGGCACGGCTTCGTCGTCCGCGACGACGACGAGGCCGACATCTATCTGCCGCCGAACGAAATGCGCGCGGTGTTGCACCGGGACCGGGTCAAGGCGCGCGTCGTGCGCAGCGACCGCCGGGGCCGGCCCGAGGGCCGTGTCGTCGAGATCGTCGAGCGGCCGCGACAGCCGCCAATCATCGGCCGGCTGCTGCAGGAGGGCGGCGTCTGGCTGGTCGCGCCCGAGGACAAGCGCTACGGCCAGGACATTCTGATCCCGAAGGGCGCGACCGGGACAGCGAAGCCCGGCCAGGTGGTGGTGGTCGAACTGACCGAGCCGCCGGCGCTGTTCGGCCAGCCGGTCGGGCGCGTCGGCGAGGTGCTCGGCGAGATCGACGACCCCGGCATGGAGATCGAGATCGCGGTGCGCAAGTACGGCGTGCCGCACGAGTTCTCCGCGGCCTGCAGCATGCAGGCGCGCTCGTTGCCGGACCGGGTGCGGCCGCGCGACCGGCAGCACCGGGTCGACCTGACCGACGTGCCGCTGGTGACGATCGACGGCGAGGACGCCCGCGACTTCGACGACGCGGTCTATTGCGAGCCGGCCCGCGTCGGCCGCTCGAAGACGGCCAACGGCTGGCGCCTGCTGGTCGCGATCGCCGACGTGAGCCACTATGTCGAGACCGGCGGCGCGATCGACATCGACGCGTTCGACCGCGCGACCAGCGTCTACTTTCCGCGCCGCGTGATCCCGATGCTGCCGGAGAAGCTCAGCAATGGGCTGTGCTCGCTGAACCCGGGCGTCGACCGCCTGTGCATGGTGTGTGACCTGCTGGTCACGGCCAAGGGCGAGGTGCAGGCCTACCAGTTCTACCCGGCGGTGATGCACAGCCACGCGCGCTTCACCTACAACGAAGTGGCGGCGATCCTCGGCAACACGCGCGGGCCCGAGGCGCTGCGCCATGCCGCGCGCGTGCCCGACCTGCTGAACCTGCACGAGGCCTACCGCGCGCTGCTGGCGGCGCGCGAGCGGCGCGGCGCGATCGACTTCGAGACCACCGAGACGCAGATCGTCTGCGACGACAACGGCCGCATCGAGCGCATCGAGCCGCGCGTGCGCACTGTCGCGCACCGCCTGATCGAGGAGGCGATGCTCGCCGCCAACGTCTGCAGCGCCGACTATCTCGTGCGCAGCAAGCACCCGGCGCTGTTTCGCGTGCACGAGGGGCCGACCCCGGAGAAGCTGGAGCTGCTGCGCAACTACCTGAAGGCGCTTGGCATCGGGATGGCGATCGGCGGCGATCCGGCGCCGGGCGACCTGCAGGCGATCGCGAATGCGACCAAGGACCGGCCGGACGCGCCGCAGATCCATGCGATGCTGCTGCGTTCGATGCAGCAGGCGATCTACACGCGCATCAACAGCGGCCATTTCGGACTGGCCTACGAGGCCTACACTCATTTCACCAGCCCGATCCGGCGCTACCCGGACCTGCTGGTGCACCGTGTGATCAAGGCGATTCTCGGCGGCAGCCGTTATCACCTGCCGGCGCTGCCGACGCCGGGCGAGGCCCATGCCAAGCTCGCGCGGCGGCTCGAGAAGAACGGTGCTTCGAAGCAGCGGGCCAGCGGGCCGACTGCAACACAGTTCAGCCCGGAAGACCAGGCCTGGCAGGCGGCCGGGCTGCATTGCAGCGCGAACGAGCGGCGCGCCGACGAGGCCAGCCGCGACGTCGAGGCCTGGCTCAAGTGCCGCTACATGCGCGAGCATCTCGGCGAGGAATACGGCGGCGTGGTCAGCGCGGTCACCACATTCGGCATCTTCGTCACGCTGGACGCGATCTACGTCGACGGCCTGGTCCATATCACCGAACTGGGCGGCGAGTATTTCCGCTTCGACGAGGCGCGCCAGGAACTGCGTGGCGAGCGCACCGGCATGCGCTACGTGATCGGCACCCGGGTGCGGGTGCAGGTGAGCCGGGTCGACCTGGACGGCCGGCGCATCGACTTCCGGCTGGTGCGCGACGAAGCCGAGGCGCCGCCGCGTGGCGGCAAAGGCTCCGGCGCGCCGCGCGAGGAGGCAGGGCACCGCGCGGCCCTGCCCGCGAAGCAGAAGCCACACGCCGAGCGGGCGCGGCCCGCGCAGCCGAAGCCGCGCTCCGGCAAGCCCGCCGCGGCACGCCGCCGGCCCGCACCGCGCTGAGCGCGCTCACTTTGACAGGCGAAAGGATCCAGGAAATGACGACCCAGGGCAAGGTTGCGATCGTGACCGGCGCCGGCAGCGGGATCGGCAAGGCGGCGGCACTGGCGCTGCTGGCGGCCGGCTGGCGCGTGGCGCTGGCCGGGCGCCGGCCGGAGCCGCTGGCGCAGGTGGTGGCCGCGTCCGGCGCCGGCGCACGCGCGCTCGAGGTGCCGACCGACGTGACGCAGGCCGATTCGGTGCAGGAGCTGTTCGATGCGACGGCCGCGCGGTTCGGCCGCGTCGACCTGCTGTTCAACAACGCCGGCATCAGCGGCCCGCCGAAGCTGCTGGAAGACCTGACGCCGGACGAGTGGCGCAGCGTGGTCGACACGAATCTCACCGGCATGTTCCTGTGCCTGCAGGCCGCGTTCCGCGCGATGAAGGCGCAGACCCCGCGTGGCGGGCGCATCATCAACAACGGGTCGATCTCGGCCACCACGCCGCGGCCGAATTCGATCGCCTACACCGCGACCAAGCACGCGGTGTCAGGGCTGACCAAGGCGGCGTCCCTCGACGGGCGCAAGTACGACATCGCCGTGGGCCAGATCGACATCGGCAATGCCGCGACCGAGATGGCCGAGCGCATGGCGACCGGCATCCTGCAGGCGAACGGCCAGGTCGCGGTCGAGCCGCTGATGAACGTGGGCATCGTCGGCCAGTCCATCGTCTACATGGCCGGGCTGCCGCTGGACGCGAACGTGATGTTTCACACTGTGATGGCAACCAAGATGCCGTTTGCCGGGCGCGGCTGAACGCGTCCGGAACGGCGCGTGAGTTGCTATATTAAAAATAGCGATAAACAAACAGGGGGCGTGGGCTTTCTGCCGTTTCTGCTTTGAGTTTTCCGGGTGCGGCGGGGGTCCGCGCGGTGAAGCCGGGCCAATCGTCCCTGTCGGCGGACTGGCTTGCGGCGCCGCAGTCAAGCACTGCGGGCACAAAGGCGCCTGGGACTCATCTGGACGTACCGGCGGCTTGCGTCTATCCTTGTTTCACCTTGGTGGCGGCCAGCGGCGCCGACGAGGTTTTCCGCACCCATTCGACCATCGCGACCGCCCGGCAAGGGCCAACAAATCAGGAGTGAACCAAATGTCACGATCCATCTCGAAGCGCGCGTTCATGCTGTTCGGTGGCCTGGCCTTGGCGGGTACGCTGAGCTTGGCGCAGGCGGCGCCCGTCTCGTTTGAAGTGCCGTTGACGGGCGCCCAACAGGTTCCGCCGGTGCAGACGTCCGGCAGCGGCAGCGCCGCCCTCACGTACGATCCTGCCACGCGGGTCGTGACCTGGAAGATCAGCTTCAGCGGCTTGTCGAGTCCGGCCACGATGGCGCATTTTCACGGGCCTGCCGCGGCCGGCAAAAACGCCAGCCCGAAGGTCTGGATCTCCCAGAAAGGCAGCGACCCGACGAGTCCGATGACCGGTCAGGCCACGCTATCCCCGGACGAAGCCAAGATGTTCGAAGCCGGTGACATGTACATCAACGTTCACACCAAGGACCATCCGACCGGCGAGATTCGCGGCCAGGTGATGCCGCCGAAGGGCAACTGACGCCAGACGCCGAAGCGTCGTCCTGAGGTCAGGTTTTCGCCGCTGGCCGAGGTCAGAGATAAGCCGCGAGCAGCATCGTCACGGCAGCGCCGATGCCGAGCGCCAGCAGCGCCCGCAGCACCGGCGCTTGCCGCGGCGCGTCGATGGACGCGGGCAACGGCTTGTAGCCCGTCAGCATCGGGCGCAGCAGGTCATGCCCTTTCGCCACGGCGTAGAGCGCGATCGCGAGCACGTGCAGCGCCACTGCGGCGAGCAGCAGGTCCCAGCCCAGCTCGTGCAGCGCCGAGATCGCATTGGCCAGCCACGCGGGCACCTGTTGGCTGAGCGGCCCTTCGTTCGCGATGTCGTTGTTGACGTAGAGACCGCTCAGTGTCTCCACCAGCAGCAATGCGAGCAGCAGCAAAACCATCCATCCGCCGGCGGCGTTGTGACCCACCTGCAGATCCGGCTCGCGGCGAAACAGCCGGCGCAAATGACGCAGCGCAGCCGCGGGCGACGCGACGAAGCTGCGAAAGCGCGCGGTCTCGCTGCCAAAGCAGCCCCACAGCAGCCGGGCAATCACCAGCGCGAGCAGCGCCTCGCCGACCCGGACATGCCGGTCGATCCAGTTCAGCTCCACGGTGACATAGGCCGCCGCGACCAGCACCACCACGAGCCAGTGAAACAGCCGCACCGGTGCGTCCCAGACCCGCACCGGGCGGCGGGCCGCTTGTGTTTGCCGCGTGACGGGTTCGTGAACATCCATGGATCGCGCTTCGGTCCGCAAGCGGCTGGGTCATCCCGTGGTTTGCGTGGCGCGACGAGGCTGCCCGCAGATCGCTGCCGCGCTCACTGCGGCCCGCTCGCGCAGGTCGATGGCACCGGCTCGCCGGCCAGCAAGCGGCGCGCGAACGGAATCGAATTCGCGAGCGACGCGTTGACGGTCTCGCCGTGCGACAGGCCCGGGTACACATGCTGCTGCACCAGCGTGCCGGCCGCGCACGCATCCCTGGCCAGCTGCAGTTGCTGCGCGGTCGAGACGTCCCGGTCCGCGCCGCCGGTGCCCATGAACAGCGGTTGTTCCAGCTTGAGCGTCGGGTAGAGCAGCCGCCGGCCCAGCGCGCGCGTCGCCTTCGCGATGCCGCTGGGGATCAGGGTGTTCGCGTTGGTCAGGCCGGCCGCCTCCACCGCCTTCTCCAGCGGACCGACGCACAGCGTCGCCGCCTGGTCGTAGACCGGCAAGGCGCGCGGCTGGAACACCTCGCCCGGCGTGATCGAAGGATCGAGCGCATGCACCATGTGGCCTGCGTACAGCAGGTAAGCCAGCGTCGGGTTGACCTCGTCCGGCTTGAACGGCGACGGGCTGCGCGCCGCCGGGTCGGGCGTGCCGGTGGCCACGGTGCCCAGCACCTTCAGGTCCGGCGCATAGCTGGGCGCATAGCCCGCGGTGGCGAACGCCGCGCCGCCGCCCTGCGATTGGCCGACGATGATCACGCGGTTCGACAGATTCTTCATCCCGGAGAGCGCCGCGCGCACGCTGTCGAGCACCGCGTACGCCTCGGGGCGCGTGTTCAGGTACAGGTGCGGGCCGCTGATGCGCGAGGTGCCAAGCCCCTGGTAATCGGTCGCGACCACGGCAAAGCCCTGGTGCAGCCAGGCGTCGAGGTAGCGGGCGTCGCGCTTGGAGCGCACACTGCGCGACGGCGCGCAGGCGTCGGAAAGGCCGGTCGTGCCGTGCGCCCAGGCGACGATAGGCCAGCCGCCGGCGGGCGCCGGCCCGGGCGGATAAAACACCGCGCCCGAGGTCACGAGCTCGCCGCTGCCGGTGCGCCCGTCGGTCGAGGTGTAGAGGATGCGCCACTGCTGCGCCGCTGCCTTCAGCCCGAACTCGGCCGGCAGCGGCTCGCTGCGCAGCAGCACACCGGGCTGGCTCGGGACCGCACCGCTGTAGCCGTAGAAAGCGTCGTCGCCGGGCGCCGGTGCCATCGCGCAGCCCGCGAGCAGCGCGGCGATCAGCAGCAGGCCGGCCGCGCTGAACCGGAATCCGCGAAAGGAAGACGGGGGAGGCGGTACCTCAATACTCATTGTTCATCGCTCCTTGTTGCCGGCGCCGCTGCGCGCGATGCGGGTTGGAGCGATGCAATTTACTGCGCACTGGTGCGCGGCACCAGCGGGGCGACATGCTCAGCCGGCGGGATCGGTCCCCCAAGCGACAACGGGTACAGGCTCAAGCCACGCTTAAGCCTTGCAGGGCGAACCTCGCCGGATGACCAGCCGCAAGAATTTCCGAACGTCCGGCTGCAGCGGTGAACCACCGTCGGGCGCCATTGCCGGAGCATGCGCTTCGGCTGGCTTTCACGAAGCGTCAGGCCGCGCTGCCGGCACCAGGCCGTGGCGCTGCATCGTCGCCATCAGCTTGGCGCGATCAGGCGGTCCGCCGCCATTCACGATGGCCGCCACCTCGCGGAAATACTGCGGCCCGATGTCCGGTGTGTTGAACACGAGCGCCCTGGCCGCCACCGTATGCGGGTTGCTGAAGGCATGAACTTCGCCGCGCGGCGTGGACATGAATTCGCCGGGCTGCAGGTCGCGCGTCTCGGGGCCCACGGTATAGCGCAAGGTTCCTTCGAGGACGTACACGAGCTCCTCGTTGTTGGAATGGCTGTGCGGCGGCGGCACCATGGAGGCCGGCGGCACCCGCATCTCGAACATCCCGATCTCGGTGCCGTTGCCGGCCGTCTGCAGATACCGGATTTCCAGCGCGCCGACACGGATAAGTTCCGCGGCGGCTGGTGCATTTGCTTCGTTCATGGCAGACTCCTTGTGTAAAAAAACTGTACTTGAATGTACAAATACTTTACGCTAATGTCAAGCAGAAAAATCGCCATCCAGAAGCCGGAGCGACCTGTGATCACCCCGATGATCGGCTCGCTGCTGCGCCTGCCGCACGAGGTCGTCACGGCGCGCATCCTTGCGACGCTGCAAAGCCATGGGTTCGACATCACGCCCACCGAACTGGCCTTGTGTCTGTATCCGGGCCCCGACGGGCGCCGGCCCGCCGAGCTGGCGCGGCAGTGCAATATGAGCCGGCAGGCCATGAATTACGTGCTGGCCGGACTGGAGCGCCGCGGCTACATCGAGCGGCAAGCCGCCCCCGGCTCTGTCGGGCGCGTGGTGCGCGCCACCGCCAAGGGCTGGAGCATGGTGGCACCGATCCGAAATTGCATCGCCGAGATCGAACAGGAATGGGCGGCCCATCTGGGTGCGCAGCGGTTCCAGGACTTGCGCGAGACACTGCACGATCTGGCGCGGTGGCTCGGCAAGCTCGATTGACGTTGCTTTGCTTCGGCGGCAACGCGCGCTCGATCCACGACGATCAAAATGGCGGCGGGCCATCATCCGTTCCGGCGCCGCGTTGCAACACTCTCTTGTACCGGCGGGCATTTCATCCACTTCGAGGAGAGCCTCGTATGACCGAGCAGCAACCCCTGTATCTGGGCGACCTCGTGGTCGGCGCCGAGTACCGCAGCGCGGAACACCGGCTCGACGCCGGGCAGACCGTGGCCTTCGCCCGCGAGTTCGATCCGCAGCCGTTCCATCTCGACGCGGAAGCCGCGAAGAACTCGTTCTTCCAGGGCCTGTCGGCCAGCGGCTGGCACACCGCCGCGATCACGATGAAGCTGCTGGTGGGCAGCGTGCCGTTCGGCAACGGCATCATCGGCGCGGGGATCGAAATGCAGTGGCCGCGTCCGACCCGGCCCGACGACACGCTTCACGTGGTCAGCAAGATCCTCGAGATCGCGCCGTCGCGCTCCAAACCCGACCGCGGCATCGTGACCGTGGAGAGCCTGACACTGAACCAGCAGGGCGAGACCTGCCAGCGGCTGGTGGCCAAGCTGGTGGTGATGCGCAGGCCGGGCTAAGGGCAAGAGCCGTTGGGTGGGCCGATCGTCGCGGGTGCAGATCGAACATAAGCGTGAGCGGGCCGTGCAGACGGCCCATCTCGACGCCGGTTCACTGCGCCGAGCGATCGCAACCGACCCGCCGCGCCAGCGCCCCGGCGGTCAGCGTATGGCCATCAGGCCAACGCTCGGCGACGAGCCCATGCCGGTACACCGCCGCGCAGGCGGCCTCGAAAGGCACCTGCCCCGCGGCCAGCCGCGCGCCGATCATGCCGGCGAGCACGTCGCCGGTGCCGGCGGTCGCGAGGCACGCATTGCCGGTCGGGTTGATGGCCGGCGTCTGGCCGGCGGCGGCGATGACGGTGCCGGAACCCTTGAGCGCCACCGTGCAGGCGAAGCGTTCGGCCAGCGTCGTCGCGGCGCCGAGGCGCCGCTGCTGCACCTCGGCCGCGCTGCAGCCGAGCAGGCGCGCGGCTTCCAGCGGGTGCGGGGTCAGCACCGTCGCCTGGCCCGCCGTGGCGCGCTCGCGCAGCGCGGTCTGCAGCGCGGCATCGGTGGCGACGGCGTTCAGCGCGTCGGCGTCGAGCACGAGCCGGGCGGCGCTGGCCAGGACCTTCGGCAGCAGCGCGCGCACTGCTTCGCCGCCGCCGCAGCCACAGACCACGGTCAACGCGTCAAGTGAAAACGCCTCCGGGTCGCGGAACATCAGTTCGGGTTGCGCGATGTCCGATCGCATTTCGGGCTCGCCGAGAAGGCCGACGTAGACGCGCCCGGCGCCGCCGTGCAGCGCGGCGGTCGCGGCCAGCAGCGCGGCGCCGGTCATGCCCGGCGCGCCGCCGATCACCGCGACGTCGCCGTAGCTGCCCTTGTGGCTCGCATGTGCTCTGGCCGGCACGCGCGGCGGACCCGACAGCAGCGCGGTCGGCGGCTCGCCGGCCGCATCGACGCCGAGGTCGTCGAACCAGACCTGACCGACGGCATCGCGGCCGTGCGCGGTGAACAGCCCGGGCTTCAAGGTCAGCAGGCTCAGCGTGTTTTGTTGACTAAATCGGCCAGAAGCCGAGGTGGAATATTGGCTTGTAGCTATTGTTTGTATAGCAAATGCGCCGCTGTCGGCATCCAGCCCGCTCGGCAGGTCGATCGCAAGCCGAACCGCGTCGCTGCGTCGCTGTAAATGGAGCCATTCGGCCATCCGTCCGCCCGGCGCGCGGCTTGCGCCGATGCCGAGCAGCGCGTCTATGCACAGGTCCTGGCGCTCGAACGCGGCCGGCGGCGCATCGGCAATCCGCACGCCGGCCTCGCGCGCGCGCGCCAGCGACGCCAGCGCATCGGCCGGCGCGCGTGCTTCGTCGCCGAGCCAGGTGACGACCACGGACAGGCCCCAGCAGTGCAGGTGCATTGCCGCCTCCAGCCCGTCGCCGCCGTTGTTGCCCGGCCCGCAGGCGATCCAGACGGTGCGCGCGTGCGGCGCGAGCGCGAGCCCCAGGCGCGCCACGGCGAGACCGGCGCGGCGCATCAGCGTGTGCGGCGGCAGGCTCGCGGCCGCGCGTTGCTCGAGCTGGCGCGTGGCGGCGATGTCGAACAGCGGGTGCGGCCGGTCGGTGCTG
This genomic interval from Burkholderiaceae bacterium contains the following:
- a CDS encoding Putative oxidoreductase — its product is MTTQGKVAIVTGAGSGIGKAAALALLAAGWRVALAGRRPEPLAQVVAASGAGARALEVPTDVTQADSVQELFDATAARFGRVDLLFNNAGISGPPKLLEDLTPDEWRSVVDTNLTGMFLCLQAAFRAMKAQTPRGGRIINNGSISATTPRPNSIAYTATKHAVSGLTKAASLDGRKYDIAVGQIDIGNAATEMAERMATGILQANGQVAVEPLMNVGIVGQSIVYMAGLPLDANVMFHTVMATKMPFAGRG
- a CDS encoding NAD(P)H-hydrate epimerase / ADP-dependent (S)-NAD(P)H-hydrate dehydratase, producing MQRISTDRPHPLFDIAATRQLEQRAAASLPPHTLMRRAGLAVARLGLALAPHARTVWIACGPGNNGGDGLEAAMHLHCWGLSVVVTWLGDEARAPADALASLARAREAGVRIADAPPAAFERQDLCIDALLGIGASRAPGGRMAEWLHLQRRSDAVRLAIDLPSGLDADSGAFAIQTIATSQYSTSASGRFSQQNTLSLLTLKPGLFTAHGRDAVGQVWFDDLGVDAAGEPPTALLSGPPRVPARAHASHKGSYGDVAVIGGAPGMTGAALLAATAALHGGAGRVYVGLLGEPEMRSDIAQPELMFRDPEAFSLDALTVVCGCGGGEAVRALLPKVLASAARLVLDADALNAVATDAALQTALRERATAGQATVLTPHPLEAARLLGCSAAEVQQRRLGAATTLAERFACTVALKGSGTVIAAAGQTPAINPTGNACLATAGTGDVLAGMIGARLAAGQVPFEAACAAVYRHGLVAERWPDGHTLTAGALARRVGCDRSAQ
- a CDS encoding Acyl dehydratase, with the translated sequence MTEQQPLYLGDLVVGAEYRSAEHRLDAGQTVAFAREFDPQPFHLDAEAAKNSFFQGLSASGWHTAAITMKLLVGSVPFGNGIIGAGIEMQWPRPTRPDDTLHVVSKILEIAPSRSKPDRGIVTVESLTLNQQGETCQRLVAKLVVMRRPG
- a CDS encoding 3'-to-5' exoribonuclease RNase R, whose translation is MSHTSTLLDEVVGTVQGHRDGHGFVVRDDDEADIYLPPNEMRAVLHRDRVKARVVRSDRRGRPEGRVVEIVERPRQPPIIGRLLQEGGVWLVAPEDKRYGQDILIPKGATGTAKPGQVVVVELTEPPALFGQPVGRVGEVLGEIDDPGMEIEIAVRKYGVPHEFSAACSMQARSLPDRVRPRDRQHRVDLTDVPLVTIDGEDARDFDDAVYCEPARVGRSKTANGWRLLVAIADVSHYVETGGAIDIDAFDRATSVYFPRRVIPMLPEKLSNGLCSLNPGVDRLCMVCDLLVTAKGEVQAYQFYPAVMHSHARFTYNEVAAILGNTRGPEALRHAARVPDLLNLHEAYRALLAARERRGAIDFETTETQIVCDDNGRIERIEPRVRTVAHRLIEEAMLAANVCSADYLVRSKHPALFRVHEGPTPEKLELLRNYLKALGIGMAIGGDPAPGDLQAIANATKDRPDAPQIHAMLLRSMQQAIYTRINSGHFGLAYEAYTHFTSPIRRYPDLLVHRVIKAILGGSRYHLPALPTPGEAHAKLARRLEKNGASKQRASGPTATQFSPEDQAWQAAGLHCSANERRADEASRDVEAWLKCRYMREHLGEEYGGVVSAVTTFGIFVTLDAIYVDGLVHITELGGEYFRFDEARQELRGERTGMRYVIGTRVRVQVSRVDLDGRRIDFRLVRDEAEAPPRGGKGSGAPREEAGHRAALPAKQKPHAERARPAQPKPRSGKPAAARRRPAPR
- a CDS encoding Ni,Fe-hydrogenase I cytochrome b subunit, whose amino-acid sequence is MDVHEPVTRQTQAARRPVRVWDAPVRLFHWLVVVLVAAAYVTVELNWIDRHVRVGEALLALVIARLLWGCFGSETARFRSFVASPAAALRHLRRLFRREPDLQVGHNAAGGWMVLLLLALLLVETLSGLYVNNDIANEGPLSQQVPAWLANAISALHELGWDLLLAAVALHVLAIALYAVAKGHDLLRPMLTGYKPLPASIDAPRQAPVLRALLALGIGAAVTMLLAAYL